The following are encoded in a window of Sulfurimonas sp. C5 genomic DNA:
- the pheS gene encoding phenylalanine--tRNA ligase subunit alpha, which yields MKEWYDKINEAQNVDSIEEIRIAVFGKKGVLAAEFAKMKTASNEEKSQIAKDLNTHKAALTNALNVKKIELQTKELKEKMEAESIDVSMFSQKSSAGALHPVMQTMDRIVEYFVSMNFAVKTGNMVEDDFHNFEALNLPKYHPARDMQDTFYFKDEMLLRTHTSPVQIRTMMAAKPPIRMIAPGAVFRRDYDLTHTPMFHQIEGLLVDETGKVSFANLKYILEDFLKYMFGDVDVRFRPSFFPFTEPSAEVDISCVFCKGDGCRVCSHTGWLEVLGCGIVDPNVFEAVKYEDVSGYAFGLGVERFAMLIHQIGDLRSLFEGDIKLLEQFQ from the coding sequence TTGAAAGAGTGGTACGATAAGATAAACGAAGCACAGAATGTGGACTCTATAGAAGAGATTCGCATCGCTGTTTTTGGGAAAAAGGGTGTCTTAGCAGCTGAATTTGCAAAAATGAAAACAGCTTCTAATGAAGAAAAATCTCAAATAGCAAAAGATTTAAATACGCATAAAGCAGCATTGACAAATGCACTAAATGTGAAAAAAATTGAGCTTCAAACAAAAGAATTAAAAGAAAAAATGGAAGCAGAATCTATTGATGTTTCTATGTTTAGTCAAAAAAGCTCGGCAGGAGCATTGCATCCTGTAATGCAGACTATGGACAGAATTGTTGAATATTTTGTTTCTATGAATTTTGCAGTAAAAACGGGAAATATGGTAGAGGATGACTTTCACAACTTTGAAGCATTAAACCTGCCAAAATACCACCCAGCTCGTGATATGCAAGATACTTTCTATTTTAAAGATGAGATGTTACTAAGAACACATACGTCTCCTGTACAAATTAGAACAATGATGGCTGCAAAACCTCCGATTCGTATGATTGCACCGGGTGCTGTTTTTAGACGTGACTATGACTTAACACATACACCGATGTTCCATCAAATTGAGGGACTTTTAGTAGATGAAACGGGAAAAGTATCATTTGCAAACTTGAAGTATATTTTAGAAGACTTTTTAAAATATATGTTCGGTGATGTAGATGTTCGTTTCCGTCCATCATTTTTCCCGTTCACGGAACCTTCGGCAGAAGTGGATATTTCATGTGTTTTCTGTAAAGGAGACGGATGTCGTGTATGTTCACATACTGGATGGTTAGAAGTTCTTGGATGTGGAATCGTTGATCCAAATGTTTTTGAAGCGGTAAAATATGAAGATGTTAGCGGGTATGCGTTTGGACTGGGCGTTGAGCGTTTTGCAATGCTTATTCACCAAATAGGTGACTTACGTTCACTTTTTGAAGGAGACATAAAACTACTGGAGCAATTTCAATGA
- the aroA gene encoding 3-phosphoshikimate 1-carboxyvinyltransferase, whose amino-acid sequence MSLVEVFPAKSFSFATSEIAPDKSISHRSVMFAMLAEGVSTIDNFLRAEDTLNSLEIVKNLGASVEDDGKTIKISSNGIQESFEVLDCGNSGTGMRLFCGLLSSANGHFVLTGDKYLRRRPMKRVADPLKSIGAKIDGRENGNLAPLSIRGASLKAFNYESKIASAQVKSCMILAALRADGKCTYTEPELSRDHTERMLRGMGAGIEVDGLKTTIKPMEKLLSPLTIRVPADPSSAFFFAVAAAITEGSDVILEGVTLNPTRIEAFKALERMGADITYTLTEDKYEPIGNIHVKYAPLQAITVEDNISWLIDELPALSIAMACAEGDSLVKNAEELRVKESDRISTVVEGLKAAGITVEEYEDGYKITGGKLQKAKVDSDGDHRIAMSFIIAGLKCGMEVSDLDCINTSFPNFFEILQKITKVEFK is encoded by the coding sequence ATGAGTTTAGTAGAAGTTTTTCCGGCAAAATCATTTTCGTTTGCGACGTCTGAAATAGCACCTGACAAATCTATTTCACATAGAAGTGTTATGTTTGCAATGTTAGCAGAAGGTGTAAGTACAATTGATAACTTTTTAAGAGCAGAAGATACTCTGAACTCTTTGGAAATTGTAAAAAACCTCGGTGCGTCGGTAGAAGATGATGGAAAAACTATTAAGATCTCTTCAAATGGGATACAAGAAAGTTTTGAAGTATTAGACTGCGGAAACTCAGGGACTGGAATGCGTCTTTTTTGCGGACTTTTAAGCTCTGCTAACGGTCATTTTGTTTTAACGGGAGATAAATATCTTCGTCGTCGTCCTATGAAAAGAGTTGCGGATCCTCTGAAAAGTATCGGTGCAAAAATTGATGGACGTGAGAATGGAAATTTAGCTCCACTATCAATTCGTGGTGCATCGCTCAAAGCTTTTAATTATGAAAGTAAGATCGCTTCAGCACAAGTAAAATCTTGTATGATTTTAGCGGCATTAAGAGCTGACGGTAAGTGTACATATACAGAGCCTGAACTTTCACGTGATCATACTGAAAGAATGCTCAGAGGGATGGGAGCAGGTATTGAAGTAGACGGATTAAAAACTACGATTAAGCCAATGGAAAAGCTTTTATCGCCATTGACAATCAGGGTACCTGCTGATCCATCTAGTGCATTCTTTTTTGCGGTAGCTGCTGCGATCACTGAAGGAAGTGATGTAATACTAGAAGGTGTGACACTTAATCCTACACGTATAGAAGCATTTAAAGCACTAGAAAGAATGGGGGCTGATATTACTTATACTCTTACAGAAGATAAGTATGAGCCTATAGGGAATATTCATGTGAAATATGCTCCTTTACAAGCAATTACAGTAGAAGACAATATCTCATGGCTTATAGATGAGCTTCCGGCACTCAGCATTGCTATGGCATGTGCAGAGGGTGATAGCCTTGTAAAAAATGCAGAAGAACTTCGTGTTAAAGAATCAGATCGTATCTCTACTGTTGTAGAAGGTTTAAAAGCTGCTGGTATAACAGTAGAAGAGTACGAAGACGGTTATAAAATAACAGGCGGAAAGCTACAAAAAGCAAAAGTTGATAGTGACGGTGATCACAGAATTGCAATGAGTTTTATTATTGCAGGTCTGAAATGCGGTATGGAAGTGAGTGATTTAGACTGTATTAACACTTCTTTTCCAAACTTTTTTGAGATCTTACAAAAAATTACAAAAGTGGAATTTAAATAA
- a CDS encoding 4-hydroxy-3-methylbut-2-enyl diphosphate reductase has translation MNIELAENYGFCFGVKRAIKIAEENQNAATYGPLIHNSREIARLEKDFKVGLTDNHKIFQAGDKAIVRTHGIQKQELQELKERGVDVVDATCPYVTKPQEIAQEMSELGYSVVIFGDEEHPEIKGVKSYATNGAIVVMSPKDLEGVKLHEKIALIAQTTRKVENYMEVANYLIPRYKEVRVFNTICNATFENQDAVRKLSKKADVMLIIGGKNSSNTKQLFNISKENCKDSYHIEDEKDLDFSWFDNKKLCGISAGASTPDWIIQNVIEAIKSKITQN, from the coding sequence ATGAATATTGAATTAGCAGAAAATTACGGTTTTTGTTTTGGCGTAAAACGTGCAATTAAAATTGCTGAAGAGAACCAAAATGCAGCAACTTATGGTCCGCTAATTCACAATTCAAGAGAGATTGCCCGTTTAGAGAAAGATTTTAAAGTTGGGCTTACTGACAATCATAAAATTTTTCAAGCAGGTGATAAAGCGATTGTCCGTACTCACGGTATTCAAAAACAGGAACTACAAGAACTTAAAGAACGGGGTGTAGATGTTGTAGACGCTACATGTCCGTACGTAACGAAACCTCAAGAGATTGCTCAAGAGATGAGTGAGCTTGGATATAGTGTAGTGATTTTTGGCGATGAGGAACATCCTGAAATTAAAGGTGTTAAATCATATGCGACAAATGGTGCTATCGTTGTGATGTCACCTAAAGACCTTGAAGGTGTAAAACTTCACGAAAAAATAGCTCTTATTGCACAAACAACAAGAAAAGTTGAAAACTATATGGAAGTTGCCAATTATTTGATCCCTCGTTATAAAGAGGTACGGGTATTTAATACTATATGTAATGCAACCTTTGAAAATCAAGACGCAGTAAGAAAACTTTCAAAGAAAGCCGATGTAATGTTGATTATCGGTGGAAAAAATTCATCAAATACGAAGCAATTATTTAATATTTCAAAAGAAAATTGTAAAGATTCTTATCATATAGAAGATGAAAAAGATCTTGACTTTTCATGGTTTGACAATAAAAAACTGTGTGGAATTTCTGCAGGTGCTTCAACTCCAGACTGGATTATCCAAAATGTAATTGAGGCAATAAAGTCCAAAATCACACAAAATTAG
- the pheT gene encoding phenylalanine--tRNA ligase subunit beta, translating into MIVTRSWLNEWIDLDGISTEELAKTFNSIGLEVDRIEEFNVPKKVVFGKVLECEKHPDADKLNVCKVDLGTAIRQIVCGAKNVRAGLTVVVATIGAELPGGMVIKPVQLRGVDSEGMICSPGEIGLHSFCDGIMEVDTSVGEITLGAEVCENPYFNDALIEIELTANRGDCLSIRGVARDLSAAFDRPLKDYSVSDNDDMRGIGRILSLVHDKELDINLRYKALELDTLSLPFLVKMRLAQIEESRESDVESIMLYATHSTGVIMRAYSHSFFANDDEQKMARVHLSEDEEGFASITSDEAQIASTVGVIQKEESKVTDNNGVILIEASYIPPDIISKKMDENKVESGPLFYRTSRGSEPELEAGLSFCIDLIEKYSNSSTFSGTIELSNSVKEKIITVSKQEIDEIIGAKIDKAVITKILKNLGFNTTKSTVDNYVISVPQYRHDIVNKQDIVEEIVRMVGIDNIPAKPFVLTEDNRLEDNYFEYKKRMHYRMRGAQSGFFESVHFVFDEKKVLNSYGFETTKAELELLNPIVQTLDTLRPTLLTGLLKAASQNKKNGYSSVKLFEVGSVFSPTREESLKMAFIFSGDKEAETLLNAGRPAKVDFGTFVQKIADVIGDVELRQYETTHSLSHPYQCAEVYVAGKRAGELFKVHPEVQEAYDLEDTFMCELDFDALTYELKVARKTSKFQASFRDLSLLVSKDITFEAIKTVINTNATKELVRFYPVDKYSDESLGDNISLSLRFVLQSDEKTLEEEDITNAMESILNALKDELGIGLR; encoded by the coding sequence ATGATAGTAACAAGATCTTGGTTAAATGAATGGATAGATTTAGATGGCATTTCAACAGAAGAACTTGCTAAAACATTTAATTCTATCGGTCTTGAAGTAGATAGAATTGAAGAATTTAATGTTCCTAAAAAAGTTGTTTTCGGTAAAGTTTTAGAGTGTGAAAAACATCCTGATGCTGATAAGCTGAATGTTTGTAAAGTTGATCTTGGAACGGCTATACGTCAGATTGTATGTGGTGCAAAAAATGTTCGTGCCGGACTTACAGTAGTTGTTGCAACAATCGGTGCAGAGCTTCCAGGGGGGATGGTTATTAAACCTGTTCAACTTCGTGGTGTTGATTCTGAAGGTATGATCTGTTCACCTGGTGAAATTGGATTACATAGTTTTTGTGATGGAATCATGGAAGTTGATACAAGTGTTGGTGAAATAACACTAGGGGCAGAAGTGTGTGAAAATCCATACTTTAATGATGCACTTATAGAAATTGAGCTAACAGCAAATAGAGGTGATTGTCTGAGTATTCGCGGTGTTGCACGTGATCTGAGTGCTGCATTTGACAGACCTTTAAAAGATTACAGTGTGTCTGATAACGATGATATGCGCGGGATTGGAAGAATTTTATCTTTAGTACACGATAAAGAATTGGATATCAATTTACGCTATAAAGCACTAGAACTTGATACTTTGTCACTTCCATTTTTAGTAAAAATGAGACTTGCGCAAATCGAAGAGAGCAGAGAAAGTGACGTCGAGTCAATTATGTTATATGCGACACACTCAACAGGTGTAATCATGAGAGCATATAGCCATAGTTTTTTTGCAAATGATGATGAACAAAAGATGGCAAGAGTACATCTTAGTGAAGATGAAGAAGGTTTTGCATCTATCACTTCTGATGAAGCTCAAATTGCTTCAACGGTGGGTGTTATTCAAAAAGAGGAATCAAAAGTTACGGATAATAACGGTGTTATTCTGATTGAAGCAAGTTATATCCCGCCTGATATCATCTCTAAAAAAATGGATGAAAACAAAGTTGAATCAGGTCCACTCTTTTACAGAACTTCACGCGGAAGTGAACCTGAATTAGAAGCAGGACTTTCATTCTGTATCGATTTAATTGAAAAGTATTCAAATTCGTCAACTTTCAGTGGTACGATTGAATTAAGTAACTCTGTTAAAGAAAAAATTATTACTGTTTCAAAACAAGAAATTGATGAAATTATTGGTGCAAAAATTGATAAAGCAGTTATAACAAAAATACTTAAAAATTTAGGTTTTAATACAACAAAATCTACAGTAGATAATTATGTGATTTCTGTACCTCAATATCGCCATGATATCGTGAATAAACAAGATATCGTTGAAGAGATTGTAAGAATGGTCGGGATTGATAACATTCCAGCAAAACCGTTTGTTTTAACAGAAGATAATCGTTTAGAAGATAACTATTTTGAGTATAAAAAACGTATGCATTATAGAATGCGTGGAGCTCAAAGCGGTTTCTTTGAATCTGTACATTTTGTTTTTGATGAGAAAAAAGTACTGAACTCTTACGGTTTTGAAACGACAAAAGCAGAGTTGGAACTTTTAAATCCTATTGTACAAACACTTGATACTTTAAGACCGACACTATTAACAGGGCTTTTAAAGGCAGCTTCACAGAACAAGAAAAACGGTTATAGTTCTGTAAAACTTTTTGAAGTTGGTTCAGTATTCTCTCCGACAAGAGAAGAAAGCCTGAAAATGGCATTTATCTTTAGTGGAGATAAAGAAGCTGAAACACTACTCAATGCCGGAAGACCTGCAAAAGTAGATTTTGGAACTTTTGTACAAAAAATAGCTGATGTAATCGGTGATGTAGAACTCCGTCAATATGAAACTACACATTCTCTTTCACACCCTTATCAATGTGCTGAAGTATATGTAGCGGGTAAAAGAGCAGGGGAATTGTTTAAAGTACATCCTGAAGTTCAAGAAGCATATGATTTAGAAGATACTTTCATGTGTGAATTAGACTTTGATGCATTGACATATGAGTTGAAAGTAGCGCGTAAAACTTCTAAATTTCAAGCATCTTTTAGAGACCTTAGTTTATTAGTCTCTAAAGATATAACATTTGAAGCTATTAAAACAGTTATTAATACTAATGCTACAAAAGAACTTGTAAGATTCTATCCTGTAGACAAATACAGTGACGAGTCTTTAGGAGACAACATCAGTTTAAGTTTACGTTTTGTATTGCAATCTGATGAAAAAACGCTTGAAGAAGAAGATATAACTAACGCAATGGAGTCTATCCTTAATGCGTTAAAAGATGAATTAGGAATCGGTCTGAGATGA
- a CDS encoding histidine triad nucleotide-binding protein — translation MCIFCKIVNKEIPSNIIAENDDFLAFHDINPKAPVHILAIPKLHVDSFHEVSPEMMAGLTSFMQDIAKETGIDHTGYRIISNIGENGGQEVKHLHFHVLGGAKLKWGHFSDSDPKNMI, via the coding sequence ATGTGTATATTTTGTAAAATTGTAAATAAAGAGATCCCATCAAATATTATTGCTGAAAACGATGATTTTTTAGCATTTCATGACATCAATCCAAAAGCACCTGTGCATATTTTAGCTATCCCAAAATTACACGTTGACAGTTTTCATGAAGTATCACCTGAAATGATGGCAGGACTAACTAGTTTCATGCAAGATATTGCAAAAGAAACAGGTATTGATCATACAGGTTATAGAATTATTTCAAATATCGGTGAAAATGGTGGACAAGAGGTAAAACATCTCCATTTCCACGTTTTAGGCGGTGCAAAACTCAAATGGGGACATTTCAGCGATTCTGATCCAAAGAATATGATCTGA
- a CDS encoding 30S ribosomal protein S1, with protein sequence MAFDNESFEEEESFAELFAASEREQETNRIVEGEIVEIQADDNRALVGVGDKLEGIISLDEIRDEAGELKFGVGDKIKVMITGYYNERPKISYKKVLEQEKTIEFIDAHKENFEDLVIDGVITKKNRGGYVVEADDVTFFMPRSLAAFKDSEDVVGKKIKAQVVKIDPADNSIVLSRRKLFNEERKKKKEIIDKIMADDVVVEGVIKKITSYGMFVDVGGVDGLVHYNEISYKGPVNPAKLYKEGDTVTVKAIAYDKDKRHLSLSVKAVQADPWAEVESELDEGDTITVTVSNIENYGAFVDLGNDIEGFLHISEITWDKNVKNPADYLTLGQEIDVEVIEIDPKTHKLRVSLKRLLPKPFDEFMKKHSEGEVVSGTVTSLTDFGAFVRIDGVEGLLHNQDISWDKNTKAKDVLKSGDEVEVKIAKINEADQKISLNRKTLLESPIDKFAANNKVNTVVSGTIRDIKDFGVFVSLEDGVDALIRDEDLAPLNKEELEVGQTIEAAIANIDTRRDRIRLSVKKLDYIKNQAMLEEINDTESHSLGDLIKDQIKK encoded by the coding sequence ATGGCGTTCGATAACGAATCATTCGAAGAAGAAGAGAGTTTTGCAGAGCTTTTTGCTGCAAGTGAAAGAGAACAAGAAACAAATCGCATCGTAGAAGGTGAGATCGTAGAGATTCAAGCTGATGATAATAGAGCATTAGTTGGTGTTGGTGACAAGTTGGAAGGTATTATTAGCCTTGATGAGATCCGTGATGAAGCTGGTGAGCTTAAATTCGGTGTAGGCGATAAAATCAAAGTTATGATTACAGGATACTACAATGAGCGTCCTAAAATCTCATATAAAAAAGTACTTGAACAAGAAAAAACTATTGAGTTCATTGATGCTCATAAAGAGAACTTTGAAGATTTAGTGATTGACGGTGTAATTACAAAGAAAAACCGTGGTGGTTATGTTGTAGAAGCTGATGATGTAACTTTCTTCATGCCACGTTCACTAGCTGCATTTAAAGACAGTGAAGATGTGGTTGGTAAAAAGATTAAAGCACAAGTTGTAAAAATCGATCCGGCAGACAATTCAATTGTACTTTCTCGCCGTAAACTTTTTAACGAAGAGCGTAAAAAGAAAAAAGAGATTATTGATAAAATTATGGCTGATGACGTAGTTGTTGAAGGTGTAATCAAAAAAATTACAAGCTACGGTATGTTTGTAGATGTTGGCGGTGTTGACGGTTTAGTACACTACAACGAGATCTCTTATAAAGGTCCTGTAAATCCAGCAAAACTTTACAAAGAGGGTGATACTGTAACTGTTAAAGCTATCGCTTACGATAAAGATAAACGTCATCTTTCATTATCTGTAAAAGCAGTTCAAGCTGATCCATGGGCTGAAGTTGAGTCTGAATTAGATGAAGGTGATACAATCACTGTAACTGTTTCAAATATTGAAAACTACGGTGCATTCGTTGACCTTGGAAACGATATTGAAGGTTTCTTACATATTTCAGAAATTACATGGGATAAAAATGTAAAAAATCCAGCTGATTATTTAACTCTTGGTCAAGAGATTGACGTTGAAGTTATCGAAATTGATCCAAAAACTCATAAACTTCGTGTATCTTTAAAAAGATTACTTCCAAAACCATTTGATGAGTTTATGAAAAAACACTCTGAAGGTGAAGTTGTAAGTGGAACTGTAACATCTTTAACTGATTTCGGTGCATTCGTTCGTATTGACGGTGTTGAAGGATTATTACATAACCAAGATATCTCTTGGGATAAAAATACTAAAGCAAAAGATGTATTAAAATCTGGAGATGAAGTTGAAGTTAAAATTGCTAAAATTAATGAAGCTGACCAAAAAATCTCTTTAAATAGAAAAACTTTATTAGAATCACCAATTGACAAGTTCGCTGCAAACAATAAAGTAAACACTGTAGTAAGTGGAACTATCCGTGATATCAAAGATTTCGGTGTATTCGTATCTTTAGAAGACGGTGTAGATGCACTTATCCGTGACGAAGATTTAGCTCCTTTAAATAAAGAAGAGTTAGAAGTTGGTCAAACTATTGAAGCTGCAATCGCTAATATTGATACTCGTCGTGACCGTATCCGTTTATCTGTTAAAAAATTAGACTATATCAAAAATCAAGCGATGTTAGAAGAGATTAATGACACTGAGTCTCACTCTTTAGGTGACTTGATTAAAGATCAAATCAAAAAATAA
- a CDS encoding murein transglycosylase domain-containing protein, whose protein sequence is MPFFKTLLFSFAAATLLSAENPNNYKSELEAFQQYKQVQKKSFQIEKNSFETYKKAQEKAFTDYQKELGIFWEKPKLSNKKEWITYTTDKKTRTDVNFEQEKITIETIADSEQEAQENIHIALAKAVTQDTKSAYESDPLQQRINQIQKPKEVVDAQPDAKPILKNIVFTTSPTKEDVSKYVLNNTTNILSKDSSKQKGKKIYFVDVQLPKNTTYKRSQDYYQEVLKNSQKQDISLHLIFAIIHSESSYNPMARSHIPAYGLMQIVPKTAGIDAYQYLYNKKRLLSSSYLYNSENNIEIGSAYLHILYYKYLRAIKNPQSKLYCTVAAYNTGAGNVARAFVGTNDVNAAARIINELTPDEVYRRLLRDLKYNEPKVYLQRVTERKKVYEKIYQQS, encoded by the coding sequence ATGCCTTTTTTTAAAACACTTCTTTTTTCTTTTGCGGCGGCGACTCTTCTTTCCGCCGAAAATCCTAATAATTACAAATCTGAACTTGAAGCTTTTCAACAATACAAACAAGTACAAAAAAAGAGTTTTCAAATTGAAAAAAACAGTTTTGAAACTTATAAAAAAGCACAAGAAAAAGCATTTACAGATTATCAAAAAGAGTTAGGTATTTTTTGGGAAAAACCTAAACTTTCCAATAAAAAAGAATGGATTACCTATACAACAGATAAAAAAACAAGAACCGACGTTAATTTTGAACAAGAGAAGATCACAATTGAGACAATTGCCGACTCTGAGCAAGAGGCGCAGGAAAACATTCATATTGCCCTTGCAAAAGCTGTTACACAAGACACGAAAAGTGCTTATGAATCAGATCCTTTGCAACAGCGTATCAATCAAATTCAAAAACCTAAAGAGGTAGTAGATGCACAGCCTGACGCAAAACCTATTTTAAAAAATATTGTCTTTACAACAAGCCCTACAAAAGAGGATGTATCCAAGTATGTGCTAAATAATACAACAAATATTCTTTCCAAAGACTCTTCAAAACAAAAAGGGAAAAAAATCTATTTTGTAGATGTACAACTTCCTAAAAATACTACTTATAAACGCTCACAGGATTATTATCAAGAGGTGTTAAAAAATTCCCAAAAACAAGATATATCTTTGCATCTAATTTTTGCCATTATCCATTCTGAAAGTTCCTATAATCCAATGGCGCGATCACATATTCCGGCGTATGGCCTTATGCAGATAGTCCCAAAAACTGCAGGAATTGATGCCTATCAATATCTCTACAATAAAAAGAGACTTCTATCGAGCAGTTATCTTTACAATTCAGAAAATAATATTGAAATTGGGAGTGCTTATCTTCACATTTTATATTATAAATATTTAAGAGCCATTAAAAATCCGCAAAGTAAACTTTACTGTACAGTTGCTGCATATAATACTGGTGCGGGTAATGTTGCTCGTGCTTTTGTAGGTACCAATGATGTTAATGCCGCTGCTAGGATCATCAACGAACTTACACCTGATGAAGTTTATAGACGATTATTGAGAGATTTAAAATATAATGAGCCGAAAGTGTATTTACAAAGAGTTACGGAAAGAAAAAAAGTTTACGAAAAAATTTATCAGCAAAGCTAG